One window of Quercus robur chromosome 12, dhQueRobu3.1, whole genome shotgun sequence genomic DNA carries:
- the LOC126709239 gene encoding potassium transporter 5-like — MSTSTSRIPGVTEMTSEVALKNPEPSMEQVSEEFSGKRILRRFDSLDLESSTVPGRHGHGSKAVGWSVILHLAFQSIGIVYGDIGTSPLYVYASTFTNGIKHNDDILGVLSLIFYTLTLIPLFKYVFIVLQANDNGEGGTFALYSLICRYAKVGLIPNQQAEDQEVSNFQLDLPSSRQRIASVVKAKLENSQFAKFFLLFATMLGTSMVIGDGVLTPCMSVLSAVGGIRKATTEISEDMIVWISIAILIFLFMVQRFGTDKVGYSFAPIICVWFALIGGIGLFNFIKFDPTVIKAINPQYIVLYFQRNKKEAWVSLGGIVLAITGTEALFADVGHFTVRSIQISMCSVTYPALILAYSGQAAFLRKHNDLVKETFYESIPEPLYWPMFVVAILASIVASQAMISGTFSIVQQSLSLGCFPRVKIVHTSTKYEGQVYIPEVNYLLMLACISVTLAFRNTEKIGNAYGIAVVFVMTLTSAFLVLIMIMIWKSHILLVISYVLVISSVELLYLSSVFYKFAQGGYLPLAFAAVLMTIMYIWNDVHRRKYFYELDHKVPLGKLKDIATDTNLCRMPGLALFYSELVQGIPPIFKHYVVNVPALHSVLVFVTIKSLPISKVPIEERFLFRRVEPKDQNVFRCVVRYGYTDTRSEDEPFEKMLVERLKEYIINDFWFSHSKLSNGENNGELDVGFANGEDENNDVKDVDEEKLQEVLEREIEALDQASRAGVVHLIGENEVVAGKGASIGKRFLINYAFNFLKKNLRQTENVFDIPHKRMLKVGMTYEL; from the exons ATGAGCACTAGTACTAGTAGAATTCCTGGGGTTACAGAAATGACTAGTGAAGTAGCACTAAAAAATCCTGAACCAAGTATGGAGCAAGTTTCTGAAGAATTCAGTGGGAAGAGAATTTTACGTAGGTTCGATTCCTTGGACCTCGAATCCTCCACTGTTCCCGGTCGTCATGGCCATGGCTCCAAG gCTGTGGGGTGGTCAGTGATATTGCATCTAGCATTCCAGAGCATAGGAATTGTATATGGAGACATTGGTACTTCACCACTATATGTGTATGCAAGTACTTTCACTAATGGCATCAAGCACAACGATGACATTTTGGGTGTTCTTTCTCTGATCTTTTATACCCTCACTTTAATCCCTCTGTTTAAGTACGTTTTCATTGTCTTACAAGCCAATGATAATGGCGAAG GAGGGACGTTTGCTTTGTACTCTCTTATATGCCGATATGCTAAGGTTGGTTTGATCCCAAATCAGCAAGCTGAGGACCAGGAGGTCTCTAATTTCCAGCTTGATTTACCAAGTAGTCGTCAGCGGATAGCGTCGGTGGTTAAGGCTAAGCTGGAAAACAGCCAGTTTGCCAAGTTCTTTCTATTGTTTGCTACAATGCTTGGTACTTCCATGGTGATTGGGGATGGTGTCCTCACTCCTTGCATGTCAG ttttatctgctgtgggagGGATCAGGAAAGCTACTACTGAAATCTCAGAAG ATATGATTGTTTGGATTTCAATTGCTATCTTGATCTTCTTGTTCATGGTTCAAAGATTTGGAACTGACAAAGTGGGCTATAGTTTTGCTCCCataatttgtgtttggtttgcatTAATCGGGGGTATTGGCCTtttcaatttcatcaaattTGATCCAACAGTCATCAAAGCTATAAATCCACAATACATTGTTCTATATTTCCAGAGGAACAAAAAAGAAGCTTGGGTTTCTCTTGGTGGCATTGTCCTTGCCATAACAG GAACGGAAGCTCTATTTGCTGATGTTGGGCACTTCACAGTTAGGTCCATTCAAATAAGTATGTGCTCAGTGACTTACCCGGCTCTCATATTGGCATATAGTGGACAAGCAGCCTTCCTTCGCAAGCACAATGATCTTGTCAAAGAAACTTTCTATGAGTCCATACCAG AACCTTTGTACTGGCCAATGTTTGTGGTGGCCATATTGGCATCAATAGTAGCTAGTCAAGCCATGATTTCAGGGACTTTCTCTATAGTCCAACAATCTCTCTCACTAGGGTGTTTCCCTCGAGTGAAAATTGTGCATACATCAACTAAGTATGAAGGACAAGTTTACATACCAGAAGTCAATTACCTTCTTATGTTGGCTTGTATAAGTGTCACTTTGGCTTTCAGGAACACCGAAAAGATTGGCAATGCATATG GGATAGCAGTGGTATTTGTTATGACTCTCACATCAGCCTTCCTAGTGCTAATCATGATCATGATATGGAAATCTCACATACTTTTAGTTATCTCCTATGTTCTTGTCATCAGTAGTGTGGAGCTTCTCTATTTAAGCTCAGTCTTCTATAAGTTTGCTCAAGGAGGATATCTTCCCCTGGCCTTTGCTGCAGTActaatgaccataatgtatatTTGGAATGATGTGCACAGAAGAAAGTACTTTTATGAGCTTGACCACAAAGTCCCTTTAGgaaagctcaaggacatagctACAGACACAAATTTGTGTCGAATGCCTGGGTTGGCCTTGTTCTACTCAGAGCTTGTTCAAGGCATCCCACCCATTTTCAAGCACTATGTGGTAAATGTTCCTGCACTGCATTCAGTCCTTGTCTTCGTCACCATCAAGTCACTACCTATTAGCAAGGTTCCAATTGAAGAGCGTTTCCTATTTCGTCGAGTGGAGCCTAAAGACCAAAATGTGTTTCGATGTGTTGTGAGGTATGGATACACAGATACACGTTCTGAGGATGAGCCTTTTGAGAAGATGTTAGTTGAAAGATTGAAGGAGTATATTATAAACGATTTTTGGTTCTCTCACAGTAAACTAAGTAATGGTGAAAATAATGGTGAATTGGATGTTGGGTTTGCTAATGGAGAGGATGAAAATAATGATGTAAAGGATGTTGATGAAGAGAAGCTGCAAGaggttttagagagagagattgaggcTTTGGACCAAGCATCGCGTGCAGGTGTTGTTCACTTGATTGGTGAGAATGAAGTGGTTGCAGGCAAAGGAGCCAGTATAGGAAAGAGATTTCTGATAAACTATGCTTTCaatttcttgaagaaaaatttgaGACAAACTGAAAATGTATTTGACATTCCTCATAAGCGCATGCTAAAAGTAGGCATGACTTATGAGCTTTAG
- the LOC126709238 gene encoding potassium transporter 5-like, which translates to MEMSGDLVEDNHKTEESQQEEEEVPSQLLKGEKFSRQKLRRFDSLDIESSSVRGHHAHGSKTVAWTVILHLAFQSIGIVYGDIGTSPLYVFASTFPNGIKHNDDILGVLSIIFYTLTLIPLVKYVFIVLRANDNGDGGTFALYSLICRYAKVGLIPSQQAEDQEVSNFQLELPSNRLKRASWLKSKLENSQFAKFFLLFATMLGTSMVIGDGVLTPCISVLSAVGGIKEATSAMSDDMIVWISVAILVLLFSAQRFGTDKVGYTFAPIICIWFAFIGGIGIFNFFKFDTTVIKALNPQYIFDYFKRNKKEAWISLGGTVLSITGTEALFADVGHFTVKSIQISMCLVIYPALILAYAGQAAFLRKHNNLIGDTFFQSIPHSLYWPVFVIAVLAAIIASQAMISGSFSIIQQSLSLGCFPRVKIVHTSAKYEGQVYIPEINYLLMLACVGVTLGFRSTAKIGNAYGIAVVFVMTLTSSFLVLIMIMIWKTHILLIISYVLVIGTIELIYLSSVLYKFDQGGYLPLAFAAILMIIMYVWNDVHRSKYYYELDHKISPDKLKEVVTSTNLSQMPGLAIFYSELVQGIPPIFKHYVSNVPALHSVLVFVSIKSLPIGKVPADERFLFRRVEPYELNVFRCVVRYGYTDVRNEQEPFENLLIEKLKGFIADGEFWLSQNDLNKDDDSGEYLDEGEVDGENNEHKDVKQVDEEKRQEAIDKEIEAVNQAWRAGVVHLIGENEVVASKGASVARRIIIDYAYNILKRNLRQSEKVFDIPHKRMLKVGMTYEL; encoded by the exons ATGGAAATGTCAGGTGATCTAGTAGAAGATAATCATAAAACCGAAGAAAGCCagcaggaggaggaggaagttcCTTCACAACTACTCAAAGGGGAAAAATTTTCACGGCAAAAGTTGCGAAGATTCGACTCTTTAGACATCGAATCCAGCAGCGTACGAGGTCATCATGCCCATGGCTCCAAG ACTGTGGCGTGGACTGTGATCTTGCACCTAGCATTTCAGAGCATTGGAATTGTGTACGGGGACATAGGCACATCACCACTATATGTGTTTGCAAGCACCTTCCCAAATGGCATCAAGCATAATGACGACATTTTGGGTGTTCTTTCTATCATCTTTTACACCCTCACCTTGATCCCTTTGGTTAAATATGTTTTCATTGTCTTAAGGGCCAATGACAATGGTGATG GAGGGACATTTGCTTTGTACTCTCTCATATGCCGATATGCGAAGGTCGGTTTGATCCCTAGTCAGCAGGCTGAGGATCAGGAGGTCTCAAATTTCCAGCTTGAGTTGCCAAGCAACCGTCTAAAGAGGGCATCTTGGCTTAAGTCTAAGCTGGAAAATAGCCAGTTTGCCAAGTTCTTCCTTTTGTTCGCCACCATGCTTGGTACTTCCATGGTGATTGGGGATGGTGTGCTCACTCCTTGCATCTCag TTTTATCAGCAGTGGGAGGGATCAAGGAAGCTACATCTGCAATGTCAGATG ATATGATTGTTTGGATATCAGTTGCCATCTTGGTCCTCCTATTCAGTGCTCAAAGATTTGGAACTGACAAAGTGGGCTACACTTTTGCTCCaataatttgtatttggtttgCATTCATTGGTGGAATTGgcattttcaatttctttaaattcGATACAACTGTTATCAAAGCTCTAAACCCACAATACATTTTCGACTATTTTAAGAGGAACAAAAAAGAAGCATGGATTTCTCTTGGTGGCACTGTTCTTTCTATAACAG GAACGGAAGCTCTATTTGCTGATGTTGGGCATTTCACAGTTAAGTCCATACAAATAAGTATGTGTTTAGTGATCTATCCGGCTCTCATATTGGCATACGCTGGACAAGCAGCCTTCCTTCGCAAGCACAATAACCTTATTGGGGACACCTTCTTCCAGTCTATACCAC ATTCTTTGTATTGGCCAGTGTTTGTTATAGCTGTATTGGCAGCCATCATAGCAAGCCAAGCTATGATTTCGGGATCTTTCTCTATAATCCAGCAATCATTATCACTAGGGTGCTTCCCTCGTGTGAAAATTGTGCATACATCGGCTAAGTATGAAGGACAAGTTTACATACCAGAAATTAATTACCTTCTAATGTTGGCTTGTGTTGGGGTCACATTAGGTTTTAGAAGCACCGCAAAGATTGGCAATGCATATG GGATAGCAGTGGTGTTTGTTATGACTCTCACATCGTCCTTCCTAGTACTAATCATGATAATGATATGGAAAACCCACATACTTCTCATTATCTCCTACGTTCTTGTTATTGGCACTATTGAGCTTATCTATTTAAGCTCAGTCCTATACAAATTTGACCAAGGAGGATATCTTCCCCTAGCCTTTGCTGCAATATTAATGATTATTATGTATGTTTGGAATGATGTGCATAGAAGCAAGTACTATTATGAGCTTGATCATAAAATCTCTCCTGATAAGCTCAAGGAAGTTGTTACTAGCACAAACTTGAGTCAAATGCCTGGGCTAGCCATATTCTACTCAGAGCTTGTTCAGGGTATCCCACCCATTTTCAAGCACTATGTTTCAAATGTGCCTGCGTTGCATTCGGTCCTTGTTTTTGTGTCCATCAAGTCACTACCTATAGGTAAGGTTCCAGCCGATGAACGCTTCCTCTTTCGTCGAGTGGAGCCTTATGAGCTCAATGTGTTTCGTTGTGTTGTGAGATATGGATACACAGATGTGCGCAATGAGCAAGAGCCTTTTGAGAACTTGTTGATTGAAAAGTTGAAAGGGTTTATTGCTGACGGTGAATTTTGGTTGTCCCAGAATGATCTCAACAAGGATGATGATAGTGGAGAATATTTAGATGAAGGCGAGGTTGATGGAGAGAATAATGAACATAAGGATGTAAAGCAAGTTGATGAAGAGAAGCGACAAGAGGCAATAGACAAAGAGATTGAGGCAGTGAACCAGGCATGGCGTGCTGGAGTTGTACACTTGATTGGTGAGAATGAAGTGGTTGCAAGCAAAGGAGCTAGTGTAGCGAGGAGAATTATAATAGATTATGCTTACAATATCTTGAAGAGAAATTTGAGGCAAAGTGAGAAAGTGTTTGATATTCCTCACAAGCGAATGCTAAAAGTTGGCATGACTTATGAACTTTAG